The following proteins are co-located in the Nitrospirota bacterium genome:
- a CDS encoding methyltransferase domain-containing protein has protein sequence MPMTPIRSFEDFRDAVSAYRLPRILISALELDLFTVMGGRVWTIPALARRLRASRRGLDILCRNLASVGLLKKQGDGYRNGPLGAGELNAKSPAYRGAYLRLLKNHWADWSHLTEQVRSGKPLEDDEPNAAAYRREFTWAMHHRSMEVAPKVAAQVDINGAQTFLDLGGGPGTYALAFLARNPRLRATVADRAPALAVAREIAATVPQGKRLSYVPVDFVKQPIAGKYDVIWYSNVLHIYSPEENRQVFRRAAAALNPGGRLLIQDAFLQDADGLYPQEANLFAVTMLLFTERGNTYGIKETEGWLRLAGFARVRPVTLRAGTGDWDGGILEASLPARRPGSRARRERSA, from the coding sequence ATGCCTATGACGCCTATTCGCAGCTTCGAAGACTTCCGAGACGCGGTCTCCGCCTATCGGCTGCCCCGGATTCTGATCTCCGCCCTGGAACTGGATCTTTTCACGGTGATGGGCGGGCGGGTCTGGACGATCCCGGCCCTGGCCCGGCGGCTCCGCGCAAGCCGGCGTGGACTCGACATCCTCTGCCGGAATTTGGCCAGCGTCGGTCTGCTCAAGAAACAGGGGGATGGCTATCGCAACGGGCCGCTCGGAGCAGGCGAGCTCAACGCCAAGAGCCCCGCATATCGGGGCGCCTATCTCCGCCTTCTGAAAAATCACTGGGCCGACTGGTCGCACTTGACCGAGCAGGTCAGGTCCGGCAAGCCGCTGGAGGATGACGAGCCGAACGCGGCGGCCTATCGGCGGGAATTTACCTGGGCCATGCACCACCGTTCGATGGAGGTGGCCCCCAAGGTCGCGGCTCAAGTCGATATCAACGGCGCGCAGACTTTCTTGGACCTGGGCGGAGGCCCAGGCACCTATGCCTTGGCGTTTCTGGCGAGGAACCCCAGGCTGCGGGCGACGGTGGCCGATCGGGCTCCGGCGCTGGCGGTGGCGCGGGAGATCGCGGCCACGGTCCCCCAGGGGAAGCGCCTGTCCTATGTGCCGGTGGATTTCGTGAAGCAGCCGATCGCGGGCAAGTACGACGTGATCTGGTATTCCAACGTGCTGCACATCTACTCGCCGGAGGAGAACCGGCAGGTCTTTCGCCGGGCCGCCGCCGCGTTGAATCCTGGCGGGCGCCTCTTGATCCAGGATGCTTTCCTGCAGGATGCCGACGGGCTCTATCCGCAGGAAGCCAACTTGTTCGCCGTCACCATGCTCTTGTTCACGGAGCGAGGGAACACCTACGGCATTAAGGAGACCGAAGGCTGGCTACGCTTGGCTGGATTTGCCAGGGTCCGGCCGGTCACGCTCCGGGCGGGGACGGGGGATTGGGACGGGGGGATTCTGGAGGCGTCGTTGCCGGCCCGACGTCCAGGAAGCCGCGCCCGCCGAGAACGATCAGCATAA